From Alteromonas sp. RKMC-009, one genomic window encodes:
- a CDS encoding glycosyltransferase family 4 protein, whose amino-acid sequence MFTVGVYRPQTLPESFNVCIDNIVQYLPELGASYFCSGDPAQLSAADVIWDPRAGGGHAPPKWLTLLEKPLIITLHGVGPLVFPEHYSEGLRHRFEIYKSNRRKKKAWKAASGRYSRIVTVSEFSKKVINDTLNIPSGKIDVILNGVDLSVFTPPENPAENTAPYFLHVSNDESRKNVDRIIKAYEKIKADNKWPLILKLAGDRTCDVPGVKIINKRLSAEELVALYAGAGAFVFPSVYEGFGIPIIEAMAMRCPVITSSGTACEEVAASYATLVDPASVSALSSAMESLMLNPVSEQAIEAAVKHAGSFSWKETAEQYYRVFLQSAGEGKASK is encoded by the coding sequence ATGTTCACAGTGGGCGTGTACCGGCCGCAGACGCTGCCGGAAAGCTTTAATGTCTGTATCGACAATATCGTGCAGTATTTGCCGGAGCTCGGTGCGTCTTACTTTTGTTCCGGTGATCCCGCGCAGTTATCCGCTGCTGATGTTATCTGGGATCCCCGCGCAGGAGGTGGGCATGCACCGCCGAAATGGCTGACGCTGCTGGAAAAGCCGCTAATCATTACTCTGCACGGTGTGGGCCCGCTGGTATTTCCGGAACATTACAGTGAAGGTTTGCGTCACCGCTTTGAAATCTATAAAAGTAACCGTCGTAAGAAAAAAGCGTGGAAAGCGGCGTCCGGTCGCTACAGCCGCATTGTTACCGTGTCAGAATTTTCTAAAAAGGTAATAAACGACACCCTGAATATTCCGTCCGGTAAAATCGACGTTATTCTCAACGGCGTGGATTTATCGGTATTTACGCCGCCTGAGAACCCCGCTGAAAATACTGCGCCTTACTTTCTCCATGTGTCCAACGACGAGTCCCGCAAGAACGTTGACCGTATTATTAAAGCATACGAAAAAATTAAAGCAGACAACAAGTGGCCACTAATTTTAAAGCTGGCCGGTGACCGTACCTGCGATGTACCCGGGGTTAAAATTATCAATAAGCGGCTGTCGGCAGAAGAGCTGGTTGCGCTGTATGCCGGTGCCGGCGCATTTGTCTTCCCGTCCGTTTACGAAGGCTTCGGGATCCCGATTATTGAAGCGATGGCCATGCGCTGCCCGGTGATCACTTCATCAGGTACCGCCTGTGAAGAGGTTGCCGCCAGTTACGCAACGCTGGTCGATCCGGCGTCTGTTTCTGCCCTGTCGTCAGCGATGGAATCACTGATGCTCAATCCTGTTTCAGAGCAGGCGATTGAAGCTGCTGTTAAACATGCCGGCTCTTTCAGTTGGAAAGAGACTGCTGAACAATATTACCGCGTTTTTCTTCAATCCGCCGGTGAAGGGAAAGCGTCTAAATAA
- a CDS encoding lipopolysaccharide biosynthesis protein translates to MKSIVLHSLKWVAIGKILGQSVRWLTTIFTLRFLFPEDYAVIALSSFFTSLLWAFSKNGIAAALIREKDVDDDILGQFYTLTIIAHTSLFLLLQLLAPVLAVVYDDPRLEDVIRVSSLTFLISLIGFMSGTMLNKEMRFKKLSMVDAASESVGALSTVFMAWYGLGYWSIVFGVLAMETVRQTGYLIRAGKWVRPGKLTSKIKGILDFSWKAALQATVGYSIFNLDIAIAGLYLSTTDLGFYQFAAVLAMMPAVKVLPLLRQVALPVYSKIQDQASQIEYYFLKSQRMSALLFVPVFWGVAATANTMVPAFFGEKWVPAAMIITLYCLSMPMRSLEQLFGPVLKSLNKMNVIIVNTIIFAAILIPGFYIGAQFGSGGMALSWLFSFFISFMIASYRSCRCLNIRFKRFIGAVYKPHLIGLCMLTATWWLGQYLMQSMTPWLVFIIQVFTGGVIYTGLSLLCARKESMELINLVRNRNSK, encoded by the coding sequence ATGAAAAGCATTGTTCTGCATTCACTGAAGTGGGTGGCTATCGGTAAAATCCTTGGACAGAGTGTGCGCTGGCTAACCACCATCTTCACCCTGCGTTTCCTGTTTCCGGAAGATTACGCCGTTATCGCTTTATCGTCGTTCTTTACATCACTGCTGTGGGCGTTCAGTAAAAACGGTATTGCTGCTGCGCTTATCCGGGAAAAAGACGTCGATGATGACATTCTCGGACAGTTTTATACGCTGACCATTATCGCCCACACCTCACTGTTTCTGTTACTTCAGCTACTGGCGCCGGTTCTTGCCGTTGTGTACGACGATCCCAGGCTGGAAGATGTCATCCGCGTGTCATCCCTCACTTTCCTGATTTCCCTGATAGGTTTCATGTCGGGCACCATGCTCAACAAGGAAATGCGCTTCAAGAAGTTGTCGATGGTCGATGCAGCGTCAGAGTCTGTCGGCGCGCTTTCCACTGTATTTATGGCATGGTACGGGCTGGGTTACTGGTCAATCGTGTTTGGTGTTCTGGCGATGGAAACGGTGCGGCAAACCGGTTATCTCATCCGTGCCGGTAAATGGGTACGGCCCGGCAAACTTACATCCAAAATCAAAGGGATCCTCGATTTCTCATGGAAGGCGGCACTACAGGCCACCGTGGGTTACAGCATCTTCAATCTCGATATTGCCATCGCCGGTTTGTATTTAAGCACTACCGATCTTGGTTTTTATCAGTTCGCCGCCGTGCTGGCGATGATGCCGGCGGTAAAAGTGCTGCCGCTGCTCAGGCAGGTCGCGCTGCCGGTTTATTCCAAGATTCAGGACCAGGCTTCGCAGATTGAATACTATTTCCTGAAAAGTCAGCGCATGAGTGCCTTGCTATTCGTTCCCGTATTTTGGGGCGTCGCGGCCACCGCTAATACCATGGTACCGGCATTCTTCGGTGAGAAGTGGGTGCCGGCTGCAATGATCATCACACTGTATTGTTTATCTATGCCAATGCGGAGCCTGGAACAGCTGTTCGGGCCGGTGCTGAAATCACTGAATAAAATGAATGTGATCATCGTCAACACCATCATCTTCGCCGCTATTCTGATCCCCGGCTTTTATATCGGTGCACAGTTTGGCAGCGGAGGCATGGCATTGTCGTGGCTGTTCTCATTCTTTATCAGCTTTATGATTGCATCTTACCGTTCGTGCCGCTGCCTGAATATCCGCTTTAAGCGTTTTATCGGCGCGGTGTACAAGCCCCATCTGATCGGCTTGTGTATGCTTACCGCTACCTGGTGGCTGGGGCAGTACCTGATGCAATCCATGACTCCCTGGCTGGTATTTATTATCCAGGTCTTTACCGGTGGTGTGATTTACACCGGTCTGTCTTTACTGTGTGCCCGAAAAGAGAGCATGGAGCTCATTAACCTGGTCAGAAACAGGAACAGCAAATGA
- a CDS encoding glycosyltransferase family 2 protein, translating into MKNVVIAVITCRRPEWLGRLLDGLLALKCDEDINPRILVVDNDASESSKDVVISRQQDGAIPVSYDVEKQQGIVFARNRCVELFHQMNGDYLVFIDDDEWPQQPDWLNRLVSAAGEFNVDVVTSHVISVGEPGTPEWAVDLIYGKNPYTHGQFIDVFYTNNLLLSRRMTEALTPCFDARFAMTGASDYHFALRAKQAGYQCVYIDAPVVEEFPASRASVKWFCRRGFRSGIGYTRSHVFEESYKTALLRCVALSGVRVLRGLAKLITGVVTNNKTTRVDGLFRLCSAAGTIAGLFGIQHEEYKVIHGK; encoded by the coding sequence ATGAAAAATGTGGTCATTGCCGTTATTACCTGTCGCCGCCCGGAATGGCTGGGGCGGTTACTGGACGGTCTACTTGCGCTTAAGTGCGATGAAGACATCAACCCCCGTATTCTGGTGGTGGATAACGATGCCAGTGAGAGCAGTAAGGACGTCGTTATCTCCCGTCAGCAGGACGGGGCTATTCCGGTGTCTTACGACGTGGAAAAACAGCAGGGTATTGTATTTGCCCGCAACCGCTGCGTGGAACTGTTCCATCAGATGAATGGCGATTACCTGGTGTTCATTGATGACGATGAATGGCCGCAACAACCCGACTGGCTTAACCGGCTGGTCAGTGCGGCGGGTGAATTCAATGTGGATGTGGTGACCAGCCATGTTATTTCTGTGGGCGAGCCTGGCACACCGGAGTGGGCTGTCGATTTAATTTACGGCAAAAATCCCTACACACACGGACAATTCATTGACGTGTTTTACACCAATAATTTGTTGTTGAGCCGGCGCATGACCGAAGCCCTGACGCCGTGTTTTGATGCCCGTTTTGCCATGACCGGTGCCAGTGACTATCACTTTGCGCTGCGGGCTAAGCAGGCAGGATATCAGTGCGTTTATATCGATGCTCCGGTGGTGGAAGAATTTCCCGCTTCACGGGCATCCGTTAAATGGTTCTGCCGGCGGGGATTCCGTTCCGGGATCGGCTATACCCGTTCTCACGTGTTTGAAGAATCATACAAAACTGCCTTACTCCGCTGCGTGGCATTAAGTGGTGTCAGAGTGCTTCGCGGACTGGCGAAACTCATTACCGGTGTTGTTACCAATAATAAAACAACCCGGGTGGACGGGCTGTTCCGCCTGTGCTCTGCCGCAGGCACCATTGCCGGTTTATTCGGTATACAGCACGAAGAATATAAAGTGATCCACGGCAAGTAA
- a CDS encoding glycosyltransferase, producing the protein MSTSKPHVVIPLASNARHLQQVYTGMEALAAKGHIRLDYQFDCQRHHKSGLSFTVDNRSVFVDTADSPAISLQDYDKCDVYFKRTLKPEDATAMNKLEPFGLYFEIYPSVRSVLTTRRYMAYSESGASNKLKTFIKSVDTANKMSFMPRAAQFDNPYPAGNTVMFYVRLWDPDFDKEFEISEAEAEDRRLINSLRIACVRQLKERFGDRALVGVMDDAYARKVAPDLVIAANDTSKQNYLERVKQAGVCIASTGLHESLGAKFAEYVALGKPIVSEVFNYSLPGDIQDKQNYLQYTTAEECTEQVASLLESPEAMQKMRDANLNYYRNMLTPQAIAQRIIDTVQRR; encoded by the coding sequence GTGAGTACAAGTAAGCCGCACGTTGTTATTCCGTTAGCATCCAATGCCCGACATTTGCAGCAGGTTTACACCGGTATGGAAGCGCTGGCTGCAAAAGGACACATCAGGCTGGATTATCAGTTCGACTGTCAGCGTCATCACAAAAGCGGGTTGTCATTTACTGTAGATAACCGCTCAGTGTTTGTCGATACAGCCGACTCGCCGGCAATCAGCCTGCAGGACTACGATAAGTGCGATGTCTACTTCAAGCGTACCCTGAAGCCTGAAGATGCGACGGCAATGAACAAGCTGGAGCCATTCGGGCTTTATTTTGAAATCTATCCGTCAGTCCGCTCCGTGCTCACAACCCGCCGGTACATGGCTTATTCTGAAAGCGGCGCATCCAATAAACTGAAAACGTTTATTAAGTCTGTGGATACGGCCAACAAAATGAGCTTTATGCCCCGTGCTGCCCAGTTTGATAATCCGTATCCGGCCGGCAATACCGTGATGTTTTATGTGCGGTTGTGGGACCCGGATTTTGATAAAGAATTTGAAATCAGTGAAGCGGAGGCCGAAGACCGGCGTTTAATTAATTCCCTGCGTATTGCCTGTGTACGCCAACTGAAAGAACGCTTTGGCGACAGAGCGCTGGTGGGGGTGATGGATGACGCATATGCCCGCAAGGTTGCACCGGACTTGGTTATCGCTGCAAACGATACCTCTAAACAAAATTATCTGGAAAGAGTAAAACAGGCCGGCGTGTGCATTGCCTCTACCGGCTTACATGAATCTCTGGGCGCAAAATTTGCGGAGTATGTTGCTCTGGGCAAACCCATTGTCAGCGAAGTGTTTAACTACAGCCTGCCCGGCGATATTCAGGATAAACAGAATTACCTGCAATACACCACAGCAGAAGAATGTACTGAGCAGGTAGCCAGCTTGCTGGAATCACCTGAAGCCATGCAGAAAATGCGTGATGCGAACCTGAACTACTACCGCAACATGCTCACGCCGCAAGCTATAGCACAACGTATTATCGATACTGTACAGCGCCGCTGA
- a CDS encoding glycosyltransferase, whose amino-acid sequence MNVYFYLPEDQKPAQLPAQTDFTWKDYSLGKYCWGLQTYNRLQLAGVPCELTHTLPEEGVIIAHRAFLPDSIIPTRKQVLVCIQADWSRHPFAQLHICQNMAQTKMSGIPRPERFATGETYFVHHWPQPGMTPRDPARGNTFENIYYFGLAENLAPELKSDDWHQFMEENGLKWHLESSPANWRDYSQVDGVLFARDFTGKKHINKPASKLFNAWITGAIPICTPESAYVDEIENDTQAVVINNYDDLKAKLVALKNDPDRIRNMQQQGAVKAKQYYPEAIVQEWAAILEKVKQYRMSRGQYAAFITKRSFSWLLCKCVRWLR is encoded by the coding sequence ATGAACGTGTATTTCTATTTACCGGAAGATCAGAAACCTGCTCAGTTACCCGCGCAGACCGACTTCACATGGAAAGATTATTCGCTGGGCAAATATTGCTGGGGTCTGCAAACCTATAACCGTTTGCAACTGGCCGGCGTACCCTGTGAACTTACCCACACACTGCCGGAAGAAGGCGTGATTATTGCGCACCGGGCATTCCTGCCGGACTCCATAATTCCAACCCGTAAGCAGGTGCTGGTGTGTATACAGGCCGACTGGAGCCGTCATCCCTTCGCCCAGTTGCATATTTGTCAGAATATGGCGCAAACCAAAATGTCCGGTATACCGCGGCCGGAACGGTTCGCCACCGGTGAAACCTATTTCGTGCACCACTGGCCACAACCGGGTATGACGCCCAGAGATCCTGCCCGTGGCAATACCTTTGAGAACATTTACTACTTTGGCCTGGCCGAGAACCTGGCGCCGGAGCTGAAATCAGACGACTGGCATCAGTTCATGGAAGAAAACGGCCTTAAATGGCACCTGGAATCTTCACCGGCAAACTGGCGGGACTACAGTCAGGTAGACGGTGTGTTATTCGCCAGAGACTTCACTGGTAAGAAGCACATCAACAAACCCGCCAGCAAGTTGTTTAATGCCTGGATAACCGGTGCTATTCCAATTTGTACACCGGAATCTGCTTACGTCGATGAAATTGAAAACGATACCCAGGCCGTCGTAATAAACAACTACGACGATTTAAAAGCCAAACTCGTTGCTCTTAAAAACGACCCCGACCGCATCCGCAATATGCAGCAGCAAGGGGCGGTTAAAGCGAAGCAGTATTACCCCGAAGCCATTGTGCAGGAATGGGCAGCCATTCTGGAAAAGGTAAAGCAATACAGGATGAGTCGCGGTCAGTACGCAGCATTCATCACCAAACGCAGCTTCAGCTGGTTGCTGTGTAAGTGTGTGCGCTGGTTAAGATAA
- the dpdD gene encoding protein DpdD: MSSSKYPSWLNAFFSNENQVSFDKPNANALLNSISPLFLKAIDSLNSENPFFLASYSDNRLYFYGFAHSKKQLLELKNSLYFALGTSHTSTHKIITSPDLGFEIESLKKFRNGIIKFEFYFSKSPNQNQTNINYVVTTLAQMHKRFEQRPILSINTKRPVGRILRDFFIALDQKDADLIDEYKEELKHAQGLSHRNFVGIELQAYAAKEEWGKIFEHPSFRDYSNGIIPSKIYLLIIEGLSKIFNIDLENLTDVDFGDVLTKLDPYAPLLLNKASIPINQSFESQWKHWAIFNLLLGAKDVKQILPNFIDEAWFDLAYKQIQASHVEMEVREAFSSELKALIKNDKTLDSATKLLDYSNNAPSTEIPEIVDWLNELPSKVIKQVKSVSPLRQRWNQLEDFIFDSEQIQDDPENSQTETKISAQATWNDWFCSNTEISTDVLLESDESGFEISLITERIKESSDSEKIRNITPTLLQWIQNKNKKTNAPFWLALIELISIDDQTSSGTILLLKELIFNLLDVPHSSDEYTDALSGIELVIETELSTRSLPYIIEFLERLHDYPIKDKNKLNYEIWPRVRAFAERNWNDLDLAHTSVLLWLERKLSVDILILSNLDKKEFEKESGNRALEGLKVGISTLTEKAGLRAAEILKSQFKDIEVILNHDKVATDKLTHLAKTADYFIFCNKSAAHQAYYAVKGITKDIIYVEGKGTSSIVRAFLMRVSGTN, translated from the coding sequence ATGAGTTCCTCTAAATATCCTTCGTGGTTAAACGCCTTCTTTAGTAACGAGAATCAAGTTAGTTTTGATAAGCCCAATGCAAATGCATTGCTCAACTCTATATCTCCACTATTCTTAAAAGCCATAGACAGCCTAAATTCAGAAAATCCATTTTTTTTAGCCTCTTATTCAGACAACAGGCTCTATTTTTATGGGTTCGCACACTCAAAAAAACAGTTACTTGAACTAAAAAACAGTCTGTACTTTGCGCTTGGTACATCTCACACCTCAACTCACAAGATAATTACATCACCTGACTTGGGCTTTGAAATAGAATCTTTAAAAAAATTTCGTAATGGGATAATCAAATTCGAATTTTACTTTTCTAAAAGTCCAAACCAAAACCAAACAAACATAAATTATGTGGTCACCACCCTTGCTCAAATGCACAAAAGGTTTGAGCAACGTCCTATTTTGAGCATCAACACCAAAAGGCCTGTGGGTCGAATTTTAAGAGACTTTTTCATTGCACTCGATCAAAAAGATGCCGATTTGATCGATGAATACAAAGAAGAGCTAAAACATGCACAAGGGCTCAGTCATCGTAACTTTGTAGGCATAGAATTGCAGGCGTATGCAGCAAAAGAAGAATGGGGCAAAATTTTTGAGCATCCTTCCTTTCGCGATTATAGTAATGGCATTATTCCGAGCAAAATTTATTTACTAATAATCGAGGGGCTATCTAAAATCTTTAATATAGATTTAGAGAACCTAACTGATGTCGATTTTGGCGACGTACTTACCAAACTTGATCCATATGCTCCTTTGTTATTGAACAAAGCATCAATCCCAATTAACCAGTCTTTTGAATCTCAATGGAAACATTGGGCGATTTTCAACCTGCTTCTAGGTGCGAAAGATGTAAAACAAATACTTCCGAACTTTATTGATGAAGCATGGTTTGATTTAGCATATAAGCAGATACAAGCTTCTCACGTCGAAATGGAAGTGAGAGAAGCATTCTCATCCGAATTAAAGGCGTTGATTAAAAACGATAAAACGTTAGATTCAGCGACTAAACTCCTCGACTATAGCAACAATGCTCCGTCTACGGAGATTCCTGAAATCGTTGACTGGCTTAACGAATTACCTTCAAAGGTAATCAAGCAGGTAAAATCTGTTAGTCCACTTCGACAACGATGGAATCAACTGGAAGATTTCATCTTTGATTCAGAACAAATTCAGGATGACCCTGAAAATAGTCAAACAGAAACAAAAATATCTGCTCAAGCCACTTGGAACGATTGGTTTTGTAGCAACACAGAAATCAGCACTGATGTGCTTTTAGAGAGTGATGAGTCTGGATTTGAGATTTCGCTCATTACTGAGCGTATTAAAGAAAGTAGTGATTCTGAAAAGATTAGAAACATAACACCTACTCTCCTACAATGGATTCAAAATAAAAATAAAAAAACGAACGCTCCATTTTGGTTAGCCCTCATCGAACTTATTTCAATTGACGATCAGACTTCTTCGGGCACGATACTGCTTTTAAAGGAGTTAATTTTCAATTTACTGGATGTACCTCACTCGTCCGATGAATATACTGATGCGTTGTCTGGTATTGAACTGGTTATTGAGACTGAATTAAGCACACGATCTCTCCCCTACATTATTGAATTTCTTGAACGGCTTCACGATTATCCAATTAAGGATAAAAACAAACTGAATTATGAAATCTGGCCAAGAGTAAGAGCGTTTGCGGAACGGAATTGGAACGATCTTGATTTAGCTCACACCTCGGTATTGTTGTGGCTTGAAAGAAAGCTTTCAGTTGACATACTTATTTTAAGTAACCTAGACAAAAAAGAATTTGAAAAAGAGTCTGGTAATAGAGCTTTAGAAGGGCTCAAGGTGGGCATATCGACACTCACAGAAAAAGCGGGACTGCGAGCGGCTGAAATTCTGAAAAGCCAGTTTAAGGATATAGAAGTTATCTTAAACCACGATAAAGTCGCAACTGATAAATTGACTCACCTTGCTAAAACAGCAGACTACTTCATTTTTTGTAATAAAAGCGCTGCACACCAAGCATACTATGCTGTTAAAGGTATTACTAAAGATATTATCTATGTTGAGGGAAAGGGGACTTCGTCTATTGTGAGGGCGTTCCTTATGAGAGTTAGCGGAACTAACTAA
- the dpdK gene encoding phospholipase D-like domain-containing protein DpdK, with amino-acid sequence MSKSMTRDIVTKTPLGKRQLREVLTNIFAGLIIVPEEIWLVTAWLTDFDVLDNRSGNWSFLNPEWGPKTVTFIELLEFAAHKGCKLNVVVKKDEINSKSVYRLKTNLRENTDFKILETEDLHKKGFLTQTCFLKGSMNFTYRGANLNDELISLTSDQHEISNMKIEFKNDYIFSYSPKSREIGDESSVTERPVGDEEDDYEFL; translated from the coding sequence ATGAGCAAATCAATGACACGAGATATTGTTACTAAGACGCCGCTCGGGAAACGTCAACTTAGAGAGGTACTCACCAACATTTTTGCCGGTTTAATAATTGTGCCCGAGGAGATTTGGCTTGTTACGGCCTGGCTTACTGATTTTGATGTTCTAGACAATCGCTCAGGGAACTGGAGCTTTTTAAATCCTGAGTGGGGACCTAAGACTGTCACATTTATTGAACTCTTAGAGTTTGCTGCGCATAAAGGCTGTAAACTTAATGTAGTTGTAAAAAAGGACGAAATTAACAGTAAATCTGTTTACCGGTTAAAAACAAATTTGAGAGAAAATACTGACTTTAAAATTTTGGAAACAGAGGATTTACACAAAAAAGGATTTCTAACTCAAACTTGTTTTTTAAAGGGTTCTATGAACTTTACTTATCGAGGCGCAAACTTAAACGACGAACTCATTTCACTGACATCAGACCAACACGAAATATCAAATATGAAAATAGAATTCAAAAATGACTATATATTTTCATATTCCCCCAAGAGCAGAGAAATTGGTGATGAATCTTCAGTGACAGAGAGACCCGTGGGCGATGAAGAGGATGATTATGAGTTCCTCTAA